acaacaattctgcaaagatgagtgggccaaaattcctccccagcgctgtaagagactcattgcaagttatcacaaatgcttgattgcagttgttgctgctaaggggggcccaaccagttattagctttagggggcaatcactttttcacacagggccatgtaagtttggatttttttttctcccttaataataaaaagtttcatttcaaaactgcagtttgtgttcagttgtgttgtcattgactaatatttacatttgtttgatgatctgaagcatttaagtgtgacaaacatgtaaaaaaataagaaatcaggaaaggagcaaacactttctcacaccactgtataacagcgtctaaatgccttatattcagccatttttatgattgatcatgcttcatttgggccaagaatacatacaatttgcttgaaCACTGTCAGCATGTGTTGTGACTAATAGCAGGCTGCAGTCAACCACGAAGCAGTGACCATTTATTAACTAATTTCTGTTTGGAAAAACCGAAATAGCGTGACGGAGCGACGTttgaactgcaatgtagcgaggtaCGACTGTATAATCAAAGCGcgtcatgttcatgttcatttcTTTGTTTCTTACAGCGGCAACTGGTGGGGTCACGCTCCATACAAGTATGGCGCTCCTTGTTCCGCTTGCCCAGCCAGCTACGCTGGGGGCTGCAGGGACAATCTCTGCTACAAAGGTGCGTAGATACAGTTTGGCTTGAAACCGCCTTCCATTTCCTTCAAAACacaaatcaaaaaaaaaaacgtctgacCCCAATGCCCACTGCCAGTGTGCTGCGCCTTTGTCCTCGCATGTTGCTTGGAAACCGTCACCATGTGACCCGCAGGACTGTGTTGGGAAGTGTTCagaccaggagtgtccaaaggtgttccagcgagggccacatagtgaaaaataaaaggatgcaactttgtcacgttgatattttggaaagcaacaagTTATACtgtgtatttaaagaaaaaactttgTCATATTGGTGGGAAGCCCTTTATTAATAccaactttgctcttttagacattttttccccttttttaaaattccaaatatttcataaatattatttttttattttctccccgtaatattatgaatttattccataatattttgacattattccatTAAAATACGTTTTTCtccaacctagttttccaaaaactacaactttattttgttttgtttctttctcataatattacacctttaaaaaaaatgtcctttttaaaatatttaaactctacgttattaaaatgacattattttttctcagatgcaatttttttctctcattagaatacgactttttgtcttaattcattcattttgatttcattcttggaaaattacagctgttttttccatttctgccatttttttgttgtaattagcactttattcccacaatgttttgacttacaacctaattttccacaaattacaactttattcgttgtttgttttttatgatattacaacttaaaaaaaaataacatcacgctttaatatttcaactttgtgcgactaaaattacatcatttttcttattacaacgttattcttgtgGTATTACAATTTTTCCTCGttagattacgactttttcttttaatattttgattttattcttgtaaaatgactgctgatttttccatctttgccgttgtttttaaaatgttctcaatatttcaactttcttcttaaataatctttgtcaatttccttcttgtaatatttttgactttattcccataatatttcccAAACCTAATGTTCCAAAGTTTGTGACAGTTTGGTTTATTTTCCCTTTGATGCCTTACTTCCGGTTTTCGTgcccttattttgtatttacttcCATTTCTGCTCCATTCTGCGTTCTCATGCTTTGCTTCTCTGTTTTCCCGTTTTTCCCTGtttagttgttctatttagtTCACGTGCAGGCGTCTCAGTTTGTCGGAGCATCGCGTGTGTTACTGCTCTTTCGTTGGTATCCTGTCGCACGGCAGCAGTCCTGGATGAATATACATTTTATCTGTAATCGGGTCCCATCGCTCGCATCCTGGGGTCGCCGCCACAACGCCAAAGCCAGGATGTGACaaatacaacttaaaaaaaaatgttcttttaatatttcaactctgtgttactaaaatgacattcttcctccccagaatattgtgtttattctcatcaaattgcaactaatttttttctcttaatattatgttttCATTCTTGGAcaattagagctgtttttttccatttttttcttgtaattatgactttattcccataatattttgacgttattctcatcaCATAAGTTTTtccgcaacttaattttccaaaaattacaacttagattttttttaaataatattacgacttaaaaaaaatgtctttcttaAAAGACTTCAActtcatgctgctaaaatgttatatttcctcgtaatattacattattctcgtagcattacaacctttttctcttaaaattttgactttattcttgtgatgcTTTTCCggtttgctgttttcttgttaaattagatttttagaatgtgctgcaggctgcaattggcttccaggccgcactttgggcacccctggtttagatacTGCGTTACCCAGAAGGCTTTGTGCTGTAGACCAGTAAAGGGAAGAAGGTATACCACGAGTGAGTACGAGGGTTGCGCTGTTAGAACAATGAAAAGTTGACATGTCGTTACGTGTTGCTGTTCCTGGCTTGACCCGGAAtgaggatttttattttttgataaaaTGGGAAATTTACATGAGATGTTTTCAAAATGGGAGAGCAATGGCAAACAAGGGTAGGTGAATTTCCTGGTGAAAACTGGAGGGTTGACAGGAAGTGCGGCCGTATCgtattttattggccctcagaaCATTGTAGAaagaaaactaaacaaacaaaaaacagaaaaaagagcaaaaaggcatttCTGACACAAATGTCTGCCTTTAAATTAGGGTTGTGTGATAATATCAACCACCGATACTTATCGGCCTGATATTGACATAAAGGTGTGATATCGGCCAAGATCGGCATCGTTTTTTTCGCTACATTGAAAGCCGATATAGAGCTTTTACCGTCAACGTTGCAGAACttcaacatcaacaacaatgAATCATGTCgttaatactgtgccgctcgcaagcCCGGGAAGAAGAAGTAACTATTTATTTAGAAGCAGAGTAATGACTGAGCTCACAACAAACTTACCTGCTCCGTCGGAATGGCGGGAGGGTTATCATTCCACATACCGTTCTTACGCACGGTGTTGTTAAAGGAAGAGCCAAaatacatcacacagcaacgtaataggtagacaacaacagacaagacactaccaacaaaTACGTAATACATTCATTATCtcctcagagatgggtggaggaGCCAGCAAAACAagtgtactcatttaagagtattgttactttactacaattttactcaagaaaaagatatgtgatgctACGCataatcggtatcggttgatatcggaatcggaaattgataGTTGGACAATGTTGGCGTATCGgctatcagcaaaaaagccaatatcggacatccctactttgaGTATATTCaactcattttgttttgttttttaatgaaaataaaaacatcaccgtattttttttttttttttacgtatttCCCAGACTACGAGTCGCATCagtcaacaaaaacatttgcatttctttacacatttatttcacaaaattcaagaccaagaaGAGACATTTAACGacacaatagcacacagaacaacaaGCTGGATAGGTGTCCAGTATGTTAACGTAAAAACTACACAATAGCATAAGGAACATACCTGGGGGGCTGAATAGGCTAAATGAACATAACAAGCAAGCCACCGGTAAGCTAAGTTCACCGAGTTCCCGATCCCACGACACAGAATTCTTCATCACGGTAATGTTCGCTCCTTGGTTCGCGTCTGTCTGTATGaatcaacatttaaaaacatgttcaattttaaatatttggatttaCAAGCcgccagccaaactatgaaaaataatgtgaaaagGTCTGTAAAATATGGTAGTAATCACAAGCGCTTCCCCCCCTGACAAACGTAACAAAAGTTCAACATGACATGGTACCGATGTTTTCAGATGGGGGTGTTGACAGGCGTCCAGCTCCAGAGACCGAGGAGACCAACTACATTGAACCAGAGCCGGATGCAGTGAGAGAGAGGGAGCCCCAACCCAGGGCCCAAATACCAAACCCTTCACAGCCCTCCGAGGACGTCGACAGAAACCGAGTCGTCAGCACTGAACAGATGTGTAAGGAATGTTCCTTGCAGTGTTCCTTTTCCCCCCAAACGGGAAGGTTAAGGGATCATTCCAACAGGTGTTACTCTGGAATTGTAACTGTGAGCCACGTTCTTCTTGCAGCCCAGCAGATGGACTGTGACACGAAGCTGAGGGATCGGTGCAAAGGCACAACTTGTAACAGGCACGTTCATGCTTGAGATTCATGATGTTCTTCCTACGATCTCAGTTCTGCAACACCGGTGACCATGTTTTAACTGACCCTGCCCAGATACGAGTGTCCACCCGGCTGCCTTGACAGACATGGAAAAGTGGTTGGGAgcacattttatgacatggtaAATGATCACCAACACTGATGCAACCATTGTGttgcacagtggaacctgtttaagtTTACCCTGTTTGGACCAAGTCATCCAACTCATGTTCTTATTACTTCAAGCACACGTCGACAGACACGGTCAACCGCacaaaaggggtcatttctatgaaaaacgGGTCAGTTTATGTggacatgtgttgtagtattgttaagtTCATCACCAGGTGTGTCCTATCAcatgcttattcaatcaatagaTAGCACTGAATGCTTACACTCACTTTCAGATTGGGTATAGGATGGGTTTTGCCTgtgcagactgcatttagaggtgaaaacaacatgaaaaccagagagctgtctgTGGGtggaaaacaagcaattgtgaatcggAGAGAACATGGAAAAGCAATCAGAACCATTAAGAGATCTAattcagtggtgtccaaagtgctgcccgggGGCCATTAGCAGCTTGTTGCAGACTGTTTTTTGATTGGCCCacggaaaatttgaaaaaaaaaaaagaaaaacagaaagcagtaattttccaagaataaagtcaaaatatgaagaaaaaaagtcataatctaaagagaaaaagttaccaagagaataatgttgtaatattatgagtaaaaataacgtcattttagtagcataaagctgaaatattaaagaaaaacatttttaaatcaagtaaataaagttgtaatattacaaaaacaaacaaaagttgtaatttggagGTCAGTGCAAATAGCTACGTAGCTAGCGTTCATTctacacacacttcatgtactacgtccagttagcatttgctatcaaacattacacataaacaacaaaGGAACATGAttttgcaaaagacaatgcagcccaagtcaaggcaacatattaaaagcCTTTCAGCAATGggaacattttccaattcatcatgaaataatagtttcaaAAAGGGAAGTATagaaaacatgcatttctaacaattgactttttttcaatatagCTAGCCGCTACACGTGAACACATAAGTTTTGTTAGAGATAGAAGGACATCTTAACACTCacttagtttatccataatcacaataataaagctGCATTGAAGGAGGTCAAAGCCGCAAAATTCtagactttgtttttgttgatacttcgattaatcgattatcgtgacaggcctcgcTAGTCGGCGTATGTGACGGGAGATAAGGTTTATCTGTTTAAACGATACCTTGCTGTGTGTTTTCTTGCTTTGCAAATGACCCAGCAATCCAGCGTGTGTGGAGCTGCGCTGCATGCCGGCGTCATTGACGATGATGGAGGATGGCTGGATGTCACCAGACTGGGTAGAAAGCAGCAATTCCCCAAGTCGCACAAGAACGGCGTGCAGTCAATAGGGTATGAACTCCACTCTAGTGCTTTCTGGCGCCGCAGTAGAATGTGTATGACGTAACGTGGATTTTCATTTTAACGTCACAGGAAGAACAGAAGTGCCAACTCCTTCAAAATAGAGTCGGTGCCAGGTAAGAAGCAGTGTACGTTTTCCACGAGAACCTCTCCGTTATCATTGTGTTGTTTCCTTCTAGTGAAGGCGGTCTCATGTGACACCACCGTGGCGCTGTTCTGTCCGTTTAAGAAACCTGTGCGACACTGCCCGAGGTGACCCGACGACCTTATTTTGCTGTGACTATCCTGTTTTGTTCAAATAGACGGGGATTTTGAGGGGATCCTGGGATTCTTTTTTTTAGGTTGTACTGTCCCAGGAACTGTCTACGTGTGAGTCAAGGCAGAGTCATCGGAAGCAAATATTACTCTGATGTAAGTCATCAAAACATTTCGTTAAGGACGCTCTGGTTTGATGCCGCCGATTGGTGAAAtccaataccgataccaatcacatggattaagtgtacatttttcaactgatttATTAGGAGCGCTATTGGCCGTGGGTTACGTTAGGataattccaaggtcccctggcTGCcatggggcccaaaaaatagctaattgttaaaaaataaaaaggggggcccaacatgatttgtttttcatggggcccagactTCCTGGCTGCACCCAAGGAAGAATCAAATCACCTTCattgagacaaaaacatatttgactgttTACCTCATTATGCTCgattgtttgttcttcaaatggcgtATTAAATGAAAGATTTTTAACGTGTTATCCCCGCcagatatttttcattgtatgtGACTCTTCcgcacggcagacatgtttgttttggttttgtcacgcctgcgcagtgtgaaggaaagtgagcGGGGAACGCTTCTCCAAGACATTccagcaagacactacactgcacgcaggCTGCAACCGTAGCAGCCAGACGTGATCGGCCTTTGCGGtcagcgttgaaaggcattcatCGGCGTGTGCCGATCACATGCCACGGAaatcgatcagagcatccctaattttgcCCCGGTTTACGTACATTTTCACTACGGCGTGCGTCCCGTCCTATTATTAATACACAGCGTGAGCCCAActatgttcttaatgtatttttaatcacaaaatgtcctttgcGACTAACAAAGAAGCTCGCTTCCTAACagccggaagtcagctacataGCCCGTCTATGACGGTTGACtctgaaaaatgttaacacaaaactcctttttatagttttacatgcataaaacaattctaaatgaatataaatgatgaatgagagACATAAATGAGcttttaaggttatttttaccttcagtgaagatgtgattcttgacgtcagtgttcccaaagacaccatgtggcagccagacaccacacggacaccaccttcctgttttgctaggAGTTTCTGTTTTGTTAGGAGTTATAATGTTTCTCaccgtctttatcaaaatgctgccacttgatTCTCcttcacctcaataacccaaaaaaatTGAAGAAATAAGTCACGGCAAAACAGTAAGGTGGTatctgtgtggtgtctcgctaccacatggtgtctttgggaacacgcttcacgtcttcaatgaaggtaaaagtaacccacccatccattttctatgccgcttatcctcattaaagtcacgggggtatgctggagcctatccctgctgattggcctgtctccctccctctgtaactgggtgtttaactttctaacaggcaggccccagtcagtcagagtccacaatcgcacatccagctcaagaattgtgagcactgggaccccacaggggtgtgtgctgagtccgctcctctacacgctcttcacctatgattgcgtggcctcccagaacaacaccagcatcattaaatttgcggatgacactacagtcatcggactgatcactggtggtgttgaaacatcatacagaagagaggtggcggacctcatagcttggtgtcgtgataacaatctccttctcaatacagataagactaaagagatgatcatcgacccaagaacaagggaaaaggagccgcatagacccctgtttattgatgagactgaggtggagagggtgaaaaccttcaagttccttggcacacaaatcagcgaggacctcacctggtctcacaacacccaacaaattatgaagaagtcccaaaggagactgtacttcctgagaagactgaggaaatttggcatgtccaccacaatcctgagttgcttctacagatgcactatggaaagtgtccttaccgcctccatcactgtttggtacggtaactgtacaacacgtgataggaaggcactccagcgggtgatcaagacctcacagaacattgttggggcagccctcccctcactgcaagacatttataaaactagagtcctacgaagaacacacaacctcatcaaggacagcacacatccacatcactcattattcacactcctaccgtcagaccgccggccaatcgcagagcacatttcgacaaacaatcattcatacctatggacaatttagagtcgccaattaacctaacatgaatgtttttggaatgtgggaggaaaccggggtaCCCGGACgaacagaacatgcaaactccacgggTCCCaagttgagaccatttgagaacccgtGCTGTAGTTAACCATAACTTGCCTTTGCCAACAGTCTTCATTTTTAATCAATCAACAGTTCATCTTGAGATGCTTTTGACAACAGCACCGAATGTCTTGTGATTACATATCGTAGATATCAGTGATATCATATCGCCTTTTGTTTAACTCAGTGGTCAACTTATTTGTGGCAGAAATCGAGTATCTGCAGAGCAGCCATTCATGCTGGAGTCATCCAGAATGAACCCGGAGGATACCTTGATGTGATGCCAGTGGACCGAAGGAGGCAGTACAGTGGCAGTCACCAAAATGGCATCACTTCAGAGAGGTATGAACCACAGTGCTGATGGTGCTGGTTTTGTCTCATATTttctatttaatacagagcagggATAAACTTGGCTAGTAATCCTTGGTACAGATATCCAACATTGCCGAATCGTCTCTGCCTAAACTTTGTACAACTTGATTTGAAAACATTAACCACTGATAGTGCTGTCTTTGCACAACAACCCACACATTCGTCCTCTATCAATCCCTTCCCTTTCTCCACGCTTTCTGCAGCTTACTAAACCCGACAGGAGGAAAAGCCTTCAGAGTGTTTGCTGTCATCTGAAACATTGTACCAAAGGACACACTCATCGGCATCGCACGAGCAGCCAAAAGGACCCGCAAGTAACCCAGTCAAGCACaaggaaaacacacaaactctacacagagagCCTCGAGCAGATTGGCATCCAGAACTTCCAGTACAATCCACTGCCACACCACACTGCCCACACACTCCCTAAAAggtactttcattttgacaaGCCAAAAAAAGACTCCAGCACAAGAGCCACACACATTTCAAGTCTGGTCAAAATCCAGAACTTCGACAGCCTGCTGTGCCGTTTTGTGATAACTAGGTTGTGATTGGACCATTTCCTCCAGGGGGAGTGGTTAAGCAAGTTCATTTTCAAGTTGGGAGAATGACCATTGAGCTTTTACACACATCGGAAGTGTTTGGCAAGCTTTTATATGCTGGCTACGTACGCATAAAAAGTTAGGGATGTTCAACTTTCACGTAAGATTTCAGGATGAACTTAAAATTAGGGTTGATACcgggccgatatcagcaaaaaactgagtgcagttgtcccttgtttatggcggttaattggttccaaagtgaatttccgcacagtgggttccttatttatgaatggaatattttcatagttagagcatagaaaacctgtttcagaccttctgatgtttttatgtttttgtaaccttcaagattcaagattcaagagtgtcattgtcatatgcatagttacacttgtattacccaatatagtagacataataatagaaaataagatgtCTTAGTCACAAATAAGACATTACGTTAACATTGACAGGATACTTGGTGGTAATAGTAGTAGAATGctaacattcacacaggagctgctgtcagccacaactcacgccagtcactggCACGCTCCAAACTGCTaaatgctaacactcagcaactctacaCTAGCTAGCAGacacacacatcacttcccagaccctgcctcttaaaggCGCACTCAATATCACAGATACTACACTACATataacatcttctaaatgccttctatttgtatgtTCCTTCATTTAGTCTTTTTCataattgaaaatgcttaatttgggccaagaatgCATTCAATTTGCTTAATTATGCATGTTTTTACTaatgtttttactaataataggccacaaaaTAGATCACAAAactgtgatcatttattaattaattaatttttaaacaacttcaatagagtgagggtgcaATGTAACAAGGGAAGACTGTATCAGATTATATCTACCTGTATCTAAAATCTCCCACATAAGCACTCCGATACATGCAGTCCATTTCCAGACTCCgctccagcacttctatccagcagcgccCAGACAGAGCACATGTGATCGCAAaaacagcgtgtgctaacaaagtagcaaggagtaggagtgatgttggCCCCTGTGGCCgtatttttcattaaagtctgaaaaagatgagtgtaaaacttgtcatgcacaagtttcccgtggtggcaccgACTCGGCGACGTTTAATACGGCCGAGCTCATCACACATCTGAAGcggcatcacaaaaaacagcatgaggatTGTCGCAAGACCACGGAGGCGAAGAAACAAACCTTTGGCTCTCTCAAACAACCAACGCCATCGAAACATTTGCAAAaccggcaaaaagtcattagcgaTAGCAGAAAATGCTGCTCGACGACcagtcggtggtgagtaatgtttgagtaatatcacttgatcaagccttttctaacgtTCCACACTACTAAACAACTATGTATGATTTGTACTGATACCAGATCAATATCAGCCAATGCTCAAAAGTTGCAATGTCAAATCAGGTACAGTATGTAGGATGATTTTACTCAAAATAGGATCATTTGAAGCTTCCGCTCTGATAACTTGTCATTCCCATCTGGCAACACTGATACCAATTCTAACTCAATCAGGGAATGTATCGGTCGATTCATGGATCACCATTCTGAATTTTACGGTCTATTCCTTGTTGGAGAACATccttcatcctgaaatttcacccaaaaaccgaatatccctaactttttgtgagtattgCGTATGTATGGTATTATTTTCACCGGAATGCAGTACTTCCCTTTTAGTACAACATTATTTCTTTTGAGAATAGGAATGTAGTAGgaaatgtcacaagatcttaCTGAGATTAAAATGGGACAAGCCTTTTtgtgcagaaaaaaactgtctcatggTCACTCTGCCTGGGacggtaataaataaatgaatgaaccacaataaatgaaaatgaagtggataaccaagatattgccatgtgcatgccagtctgttttcctcgtctcctgcctccaaacaggcaggaagaggattcagcacctttcagcaccttggtgcatttcttccatagaacaactgcatgaacgcagtgagcccttttgtcagtcatgcagtctcgttgtctcggtgggtggaggcggggctgctagcatacacacagagtgcaggagagtgtaacgtagtataaattaaattagtagattgcaatatattgtttttttttaaatatttcttcattgtacttttcttacaaGTCATCTTGTGTCATTCTCGCAGATCCAATATTGTTTGTCTTGTTTCATAcaggaaaggaaaaaagaaacacatgAACTGTATATTTGTGTACATATTACATTCAAATGTTGTAAATAACATAGAAACTTGCAGAATGTGCTATGATATTTGTGTTGCTTGCATCATTCACTAATTTAACCAAGCAAGCATACActgtatgcttttattttggtaacATACTAACAGTTCCATTACATATATCCATATGTTAAcagtgaatgttggcctccgccaaggctgccctttgtcactgattctgttcagaactttcatggacagaattcataggtgcagccaaggcgtcgagagggtccagtttgggggccttaagatctcgtctctgctatttgcagacgatgtggtcctgatggtcctttactggggcggtttgcagctgagtgtgaagcttctgggatgagactcagcacctccaaatccgaggccgtggttctcagtcggaaaagggtggatagctccctccgggttgggaatgaggtccccaggtggaggagttcaagtatctcggggtcttgttcacgagtgagggaaggttggagcgtgaggtcgacaggcggatcggcgcagcttCTGCAGTattgcg
This sequence is a window from Dunckerocampus dactyliophorus isolate RoL2022-P2 chromosome 2, RoL_Ddac_1.1, whole genome shotgun sequence. Protein-coding genes within it:
- the LOC129177102 gene encoding cysteine-rich secretory protein LCCL domain-containing 1-like isoform X1 — protein: MKPPLPFPRWFGAVSLWLCLAQTVMPAVLTNSTRLESLLDKYRDKDEAWWTARTRGKRAISEGDMHLILDLHNKLRGQVHPPASNMEYMVWDYELERSAEHWAHTCRWEHGPSYMLTQIGQNLGAHWGRDRPPTYHVQAWYDEVRYYSYPYSQECNPHCPFRCSGPVCTHYTQLVWATSNRIGCAINVCYNMNVWGMIWAKAVYLVCNYSPPGNWWGHAPYKYGAPCSACPASYAGGCRDNLCYKDGGVDRRPAPETEETNYIEPEPDAVREREPQPRAQIPNPSQPSEDVDRNRVVSTEQMSQQMDCDTKLRDRCKGTTCNRYECPPGCLDRHGKVVGSTFYDMQSSVCGAALHAGVIDDDGGWLDVTRLGRKQQFPKSHKNGVQSIGKNRSANSFKIESVPGKKQCTFSTRTSPLSLCCFLLVKAVSCDTTVALFCPFKKPVRHCPRLYCPRNCLRVSQGRVIGSKYYSDKSSICRAAIHAGVIQNEPGGYLDVMPVDRRRQYSGSHQNGITSESLLNPTGGKAFRVFAVI
- the LOC129177102 gene encoding cysteine-rich secretory protein LCCL domain-containing 1-like isoform X2, translating into MKPPLPFPRWFGAVSLWLCLAQTVMPAVLTNSTRLESLLDKYRDKDEAWWTARTRGKRAISEGDMHLILDLHNKLRGQVHPPASNMEYMVWDYELERSAEHWAHTCRWEHGPSYMLTQIGQNLGAHWGRDRPPTYHVQAWYDEVRYYSYPYSQECNPHCPFRCSGPVCTHYTQLVWATSNRIGCAINVCYNMNVWGMIWAKAVYLVCNYSPPGNWWGHAPYKYGAPCSACPASYAGGCRDNLCYKDGGVDRRPAPETEETNYIEPEPDAVREREPQPRAQIPNPSQPSEDVDRNRVVSTEQMSQQMDCDTKLRDRCKGTTCNRYECPPGCLDRHGKVVGSTFYDMQSSVCGAALHAGVIDDDGGWLDVTRLGRKQQFPKSHKNGVQSIGKNRSANSFKIESVPVKAVSCDTTVALFCPFKKPVRHCPRLYCPRNCLRVSQGRVIGSKYYSDKSSICRAAIHAGVIQNEPGGYLDVMPVDRRRQYSGSHQNGITSESLLNPTGGKAFRVFAVI